A stretch of Mucilaginibacter terrae DNA encodes these proteins:
- a CDS encoding SusD/RagB family nutrient-binding outer membrane lipoprotein, protein MKKRSLLTILTSTLLLAASCDKGFEELNVNPNNPTSLDAAYLFTNAEYSNYNSLFEFEQTIVQQFINPFGGVTSAFNFNVLNQGFTSARWTNTYNGSVKLITQVISQVKDVPARSNLYNEARIWRAYQFMTLVDTYGDVPYTEAGQAYLNNIYNPKYDKQQTIYADIVKELTEASAALDPAKDIVTADLFYSGRVAQWKRLGYSLLLRAGMRYSKLDPAKAQSIVQAAFAGGVMQSNDDNCLIKYTQQFPNVVSTGVSVLTNTYYLAEPFVSQLKNSKDPRLKYWSAKYSDPGKAPSLVGDTTTVNQFGLPVGYDSGTLPTAPGFRGAVGAGFNYSQVNYAVLGKVTTPQFFVTYAQTQFLLAEAAFRGWITGSASTYYNNGIKGAMGQMVAYDASAVIPENTQNVYLNSAPIVYNDANALNLINTQYWINSFNNGPEAWANFRRSGFPALAPNKYPGKQIKGDFVRRFNYPLAEASVNLENYRAAVASIGGSDDLDTRVFWDK, encoded by the coding sequence ATGAAGAAGCGATCATTACTAACCATACTTACTTCCACATTGTTGTTAGCGGCAAGCTGCGACAAAGGATTTGAAGAACTTAATGTTAATCCCAACAATCCAACCAGTTTAGATGCGGCATACTTGTTTACTAATGCCGAATACTCAAACTACAATTCACTTTTTGAGTTCGAACAAACTATTGTTCAACAGTTTATTAACCCGTTTGGAGGCGTAACATCTGCGTTTAACTTTAACGTGTTAAACCAGGGCTTTACCTCGGCCCGCTGGACCAATACCTACAATGGGTCAGTTAAGCTCATTACACAAGTTATTAGCCAGGTAAAAGATGTACCAGCCCGTTCAAACTTATACAATGAAGCCAGGATATGGAGGGCTTACCAGTTTATGACTTTGGTAGATACCTACGGCGATGTGCCTTACACCGAAGCAGGCCAAGCTTATCTGAACAATATTTACAACCCTAAGTATGATAAGCAACAAACCATTTATGCCGATATAGTTAAAGAACTCACTGAAGCTTCTGCCGCGCTCGACCCTGCTAAAGACATTGTAACCGCCGACCTGTTTTACTCAGGAAGAGTGGCACAATGGAAAAGGTTAGGTTACTCTCTTTTATTACGTGCAGGTATGCGTTATAGCAAGTTAGACCCCGCTAAAGCACAATCAATTGTGCAAGCTGCCTTTGCCGGTGGCGTAATGCAATCTAATGACGATAATTGTTTAATTAAGTACACGCAGCAATTTCCAAATGTGGTAAGCACAGGCGTATCGGTATTAACTAATACGTATTACCTGGCAGAGCCCTTTGTTAGCCAACTCAAAAATTCCAAAGATCCCCGGTTAAAATACTGGTCGGCCAAGTACAGCGATCCGGGCAAGGCACCAAGTTTGGTTGGAGATACAACAACTGTAAATCAATTTGGCTTACCCGTAGGTTATGATTCGGGCACCTTGCCTACTGCACCGGGTTTCCGTGGCGCAGTGGGTGCCGGGTTTAATTATTCTCAAGTAAATTATGCTGTTTTAGGTAAAGTTACCACACCGCAATTTTTTGTTACCTATGCGCAAACGCAATTTTTGCTGGCAGAGGCTGCTTTTAGAGGCTGGATCACAGGATCAGCTTCTACTTACTATAATAATGGCATAAAGGGAGCTATGGGGCAAATGGTGGCTTATGATGCCAGTGCTGTAATACCTGAAAATACACAAAATGTATACCTTAACAGTGCACCTATTGTTTACAATGATGCCAATGCCTTGAATTTGATTAATACACAGTACTGGATCAATTCTTTTAACAATGGGCCCGAAGCATGGGCTAATTTCCGGCGGTCCGGATTTCCGGCATTAGCACCTAATAAATATCCCGGAAAGCAAATTAAAGGCGATTTTGTAAGGCGATTTAATTATCCACTGGCAGAAGCATCTGTAAACCTGGAAAATTACAGAGCCGCGGTTGCAAGTATAGGTGGTTCAGACGATTTGGATACCCGGGTATTCTGGGATAAGTAA
- a CDS encoding alpha-L-fucosidase, giving the protein MRSSATVLLMLCLSAASSYAQQSTHKYSRSKHQPIPAIPRVLSLDSISMGDSKAFPEEQLNIPIAKGPFEPNWASIEKNYPGEPEWLRDAKFGIWVHFGPQASGESGDWYARKMYVPGTTAYKNHLKKYGHPSEVGYKEILKDWNPKQLDPVKLAKIYKDAGARFMMIQGVHHDNYDLWNSQYQPWNSVNVGPKRDIIGEWSKAARASGIRFGVTFHHEYTWWWWQTAFGSDTQGPKKGIPYDGNLTLADGKGKWWEGLDPRLLYGIDLREYKGVDAAAKSPWTPPSAGIFSRHLAYDKWYATNWAQRMMDVVQHYDPDFIYTDGTVQGPFTGDGTGTGYKANAMQTVIADFYNRTLAKRGKVNTFSVVKFRNNTNGTVTTEEFGIPANIKTDQPWIAEVPVGDWFYEPGFTYDSGMMIKYITEAIARDGNAAICVSLLPDGSLDEGSQKMLKEVGVWMRINGEAVYGSRAWVIPGEGKETNGKIKMLPGGKLERRQAEFKFDEQDFRFTVGKNKALYVFSMVIPQVGSVLNVKSLGTDAKHLGHPIKSVSMLGYNGKLKWEQTNGGLKITYPNVTSLATSVVFKID; this is encoded by the coding sequence ATGAGAAGTTCCGCCACAGTATTGCTGATGTTATGCCTTAGCGCAGCCAGCAGTTACGCACAGCAATCCACCCATAAATACAGCAGGTCCAAACATCAGCCCATTCCTGCAATACCCCGCGTACTTTCTTTAGATAGTATTAGCATGGGTGATAGTAAAGCTTTTCCAGAAGAACAATTAAATATCCCAATTGCTAAGGGGCCGTTTGAGCCTAATTGGGCATCAATTGAAAAGAACTACCCGGGCGAACCTGAATGGTTGAGGGATGCTAAATTTGGTATTTGGGTGCATTTTGGCCCACAGGCCTCGGGCGAAAGCGGCGATTGGTATGCACGCAAAATGTATGTTCCTGGTACAACCGCCTATAAAAACCATTTAAAGAAATACGGGCACCCATCCGAAGTGGGTTACAAGGAAATATTAAAGGATTGGAACCCTAAACAATTGGACCCGGTTAAATTAGCTAAGATATACAAGGACGCAGGGGCGCGCTTTATGATGATCCAGGGCGTTCATCATGATAATTATGATCTTTGGAACTCTCAGTATCAACCCTGGAACTCGGTTAATGTGGGTCCTAAACGCGATATAATAGGGGAGTGGTCAAAAGCGGCAAGGGCCTCGGGGATACGTTTTGGGGTTACATTCCATCACGAGTATACCTGGTGGTGGTGGCAAACCGCCTTTGGTAGTGATACTCAAGGCCCTAAAAAGGGTATTCCATATGATGGTAACCTTACGCTTGCTGATGGCAAGGGTAAATGGTGGGAAGGCCTTGACCCAAGGCTTTTGTACGGTATCGATCTCCGCGAATACAAAGGGGTTGACGCCGCTGCCAAGTCGCCATGGACTCCACCCTCAGCCGGTATATTTTCCAGGCATCTGGCTTACGATAAATGGTACGCAACCAACTGGGCGCAACGCATGATGGATGTTGTACAACATTATGATCCTGATTTTATTTATACCGACGGAACTGTGCAAGGCCCGTTTACAGGGGATGGTACCGGCACCGGTTACAAGGCAAACGCCATGCAAACAGTAATAGCCGATTTTTATAACCGCACACTGGCCAAGCGTGGCAAAGTAAATACTTTCAGTGTTGTTAAATTCCGGAATAATACCAATGGTACCGTAACCACAGAAGAGTTTGGCATACCGGCCAATATTAAAACCGACCAACCCTGGATTGCCGAAGTACCTGTTGGAGACTGGTTTTACGAACCCGGTTTTACTTACGATTCAGGTATGATGATCAAGTATATTACCGAGGCTATTGCCAGGGATGGCAATGCTGCTATTTGCGTGTCTCTTTTGCCCGACGGTTCGCTGGACGAAGGAAGCCAAAAAATGCTTAAGGAAGTAGGTGTTTGGATGCGCATAAACGGCGAGGCAGTATATGGTAGCCGTGCCTGGGTTATTCCTGGCGAAGGCAAGGAAACAAACGGCAAAATTAAAATGTTACCGGGTGGCAAATTGGAACGGAGACAAGCTGAATTTAAATTTGATGAGCAGGATTTTCGTTTTACAGTGGGTAAAAACAAAGCGCTGTACGTATTCAGTATGGTAATACCCCAAGTTGGTTCTGTTTTAAATGTAAAATCGTTAGGTACCGATGCCAAGCACCTTGGGCACCCCATAAAGAGTGTAAGTATGTTAGGTTATAACGGTAAACTGAAGTGGGAA